From Chlamydiifrater volucris, one genomic window encodes:
- a CDS encoding valine--tRNA ligase — protein MKKEELPKTYSADLVEERLYAFWESEGLFKANSESKKPPFSVIMPPPNVTGVLHMGHALVNTLQDVVVRYKRKMGFEVCWIPGTDHAGIATQSVVEKYLLASEGKRRTDYSRHEFLEKVEVWKEKSQKVILSQLRKLGCSCDWSRQRFTMDPGANAAVRKAFKILFDKGLIYQGDYLVNWDPILQTALADDEVEYEEKRGYLYYFKYPVVGDCSGRVVSVATTRPETLLGDVAVAVSSEDERYQDLCGVKLYHPLLDKEIPLIFDIRVDRNFGTGAVKITPAHDKDDYRIGLDHGLPLINILTPEGLINDNGGRFSGMTREEAREKVTASMQALGMFEKKEEYVIRTGVSYRSGAVIEPFLSKQWFVRAEPFVGELRSVIEEQTVKLFPSEFKQNYLSWVNNLRDWCISRQLWWGHQIPIWYNRDDPEIMICYDGDGVPPEVARNPGAWEQDPDVLDTWFSSGLWPITCLGWPDLDSKDLSKFYPTSFLVTGHDILFFWVTRMILMCSEFSGGDVPFKEVFLHGLIFGKSYFRLDEQGQMSYITGEEKKYYDSGGKVPDGVSHKWEKLSKSKGNVIDPLDLISSYGADAIRMTLCSFANRGEQIDLDYRVFEEFKNFSNKIWNGARFIFGNIEGITAEDIEAGLDSSLLGLEDYQVMHQFNELLTLMHGYYSTYSFDKMATRAYEFFRNDLCSTYIELIKPVLFGKSGSDLEKKNKQKLLVCLLVGVLGVLHPMVPFITEELFQKIKLFLGTEKYRDGDDYTRSTCSALSARSCMTSSYPKAFPTHGIPEDLLERCALRDRLVYIVRNIRGEAGISPGETVKVYIASAESSSLQEYDSALRSLAGVGELFFTEVLPKDKVLSIGVVEHISVGVEVSHEHLMKETERLRKELSKLEGSLERNLALLSNEDFVSKAKAELILEKKEIVDRQKAEVAKIREKLTEKERLQ, from the coding sequence ATGAAAAAAGAAGAGCTGCCTAAAACTTATTCCGCAGATTTAGTCGAAGAAAGATTGTATGCCTTTTGGGAGTCAGAAGGACTTTTTAAAGCAAACTCTGAGTCTAAAAAACCTCCTTTTTCTGTGATAATGCCTCCGCCGAATGTTACAGGAGTTTTGCATATGGGACATGCCTTAGTTAATACTCTTCAGGATGTTGTTGTTCGTTATAAACGCAAGATGGGGTTTGAGGTTTGCTGGATTCCAGGAACAGATCATGCGGGTATAGCCACCCAGAGCGTCGTCGAGAAGTACTTGTTGGCTTCTGAGGGGAAAAGAAGGACTGATTATTCCAGGCATGAATTTTTAGAAAAAGTGGAGGTGTGGAAAGAAAAAAGCCAGAAGGTAATTCTTTCCCAGTTACGTAAGTTAGGGTGTTCTTGTGACTGGTCTCGCCAGAGGTTTACAATGGATCCAGGAGCGAACGCTGCAGTCCGAAAGGCTTTTAAAATTCTCTTTGACAAAGGATTGATATATCAAGGGGACTACCTGGTTAATTGGGACCCTATTTTGCAGACAGCATTGGCTGATGACGAAGTCGAATATGAAGAGAAAAGAGGGTATCTTTATTATTTCAAGTATCCCGTGGTTGGAGATTGTTCTGGAAGAGTAGTATCTGTCGCAACAACTAGGCCTGAAACGCTCCTGGGAGATGTTGCTGTAGCTGTTTCTTCTGAGGATGAGCGGTATCAAGATTTATGTGGCGTCAAATTATATCACCCTCTTTTAGACAAGGAAATTCCTCTGATTTTTGATATTCGTGTCGATCGTAATTTTGGAACGGGCGCGGTAAAAATTACTCCTGCTCATGACAAAGATGATTATCGCATAGGATTGGATCATGGATTGCCTTTGATAAACATTTTAACTCCTGAAGGGTTGATAAATGACAATGGTGGAAGATTTTCTGGAATGACCCGAGAAGAAGCCCGAGAGAAGGTAACGGCATCCATGCAAGCACTCGGAATGTTTGAAAAAAAAGAAGAATATGTGATTCGGACGGGAGTCTCCTATCGATCTGGAGCTGTTATAGAGCCTTTCCTTTCGAAACAGTGGTTTGTTCGGGCAGAGCCTTTTGTGGGAGAGCTTAGAAGCGTTATAGAAGAACAGACAGTGAAGCTGTTTCCTTCTGAATTTAAACAAAATTATCTTTCTTGGGTCAATAATCTTAGAGACTGGTGTATTAGTAGACAGTTATGGTGGGGACATCAGATACCCATTTGGTACAATAGGGATGATCCAGAGATAATGATTTGTTATGATGGAGATGGTGTTCCCCCGGAGGTGGCTAGAAATCCCGGGGCTTGGGAGCAGGATCCTGATGTTTTAGATACTTGGTTTTCTTCTGGTTTATGGCCTATTACCTGTTTGGGATGGCCAGATTTGGACTCCAAAGATTTATCTAAGTTTTATCCTACCTCTTTTCTAGTAACAGGTCATGATATCCTGTTTTTCTGGGTTACTAGAATGATATTGATGTGTTCCGAGTTTTCTGGCGGAGATGTTCCTTTCAAAGAGGTATTTCTGCATGGCCTGATTTTTGGAAAATCTTACTTTCGCTTGGATGAACAAGGGCAGATGTCTTACATCACTGGGGAAGAGAAAAAATACTACGATTCAGGCGGCAAGGTTCCTGATGGAGTGTCTCACAAGTGGGAAAAGCTGTCCAAGTCAAAAGGTAACGTTATCGATCCTCTAGATCTTATTTCTTCTTATGGAGCGGATGCTATCCGAATGACACTGTGTTCTTTCGCTAACCGGGGGGAGCAGATAGATCTAGATTACCGAGTTTTTGAGGAGTTTAAGAATTTTTCTAATAAGATTTGGAATGGGGCTCGATTTATATTTGGGAACATTGAGGGTATCACAGCTGAGGATATAGAAGCGGGGTTGGACAGTTCTTTGCTAGGCCTAGAAGATTATCAGGTAATGCACCAGTTCAATGAGCTGTTGACCTTAATGCATGGGTACTATTCGACTTATTCTTTTGATAAAATGGCTACTAGAGCTTATGAGTTCTTTAGAAATGATTTATGTTCTACATACATAGAATTAATTAAGCCTGTTTTGTTTGGTAAGTCGGGTTCTGATTTAGAGAAAAAGAATAAACAGAAGTTATTGGTATGCTTGCTTGTAGGTGTTTTAGGAGTCTTGCATCCCATGGTTCCTTTTATAACAGAGGAGCTTTTTCAAAAAATCAAGCTTTTCTTGGGAACAGAAAAGTATAGAGATGGGGATGATTACACTAGATCCACTTGCAGTGCTCTGTCTGCAAGATCCTGTATGACGTCGTCCTACCCAAAAGCTTTTCCAACGCATGGCATTCCTGAGGATTTATTGGAACGTTGTGCTCTCAGAGACAGACTAGTTTATATTGTGAGGAATATTCGAGGTGAGGCGGGGATTTCGCCTGGAGAGACAGTTAAAGTTTACATAGCCTCTGCAGAATCCAGTAGTTTACAAGAGTATGACTCAGCATTGCGATCCCTAGCTGGGGTTGGTGAGTTATTCTTTACGGAAGTTCTTCCTAAGGATAAAGTACTATCGATAGGGGTTGTTGAACACATTTCTGTCGGAGTAGAAGTATCTCATGAGCATTTAATGAAAGAGACGGAGCGATTACGCAAGGAACTATCTAAGTTGGAGGGGTCTTTGGAAAGAAACTTAGCTCTCTTATCTAATGAAGATTTTGTATCTAAAGCAAAGGCAGAACTTATCTTGGAAAAAAAAGAGATAGTCGATAGGCAGAAAGCCGAAGTTGCTAAGATTAGAGAAAAACTCACAGAAAAAGAGAGACTGCAGTAA
- the pknD gene encoding serine/threonine-protein kinase PknD, producing the protein MKDSSYQIIRLIGKGGMGEVYLAYDPVYDRKVALKRIRSDLPSNDLLKQRFLREPRIAGRLVHPGVVPVYSIQESDDQVYYTMPYIEGDTLKSLFKEVWNKDVIPNFLKEKTSVSSFIPIFYSVCRTIEYVHSQGVLHRDLKPDNILLGLFGEVVILDWGAAIEKQDCLAEDCNEGRVIESNLWSDREETPSITIPGKIVGTLDYMAPERLAGEPATELTDVYSLGVILYQMLTLSFPFPKRRKIKASKICEHILPPEVVAPHREISPALSKVVMKALEFSPSSRYQSVSALCADIASYLAGTPCYSEEEVLFLSDKSSWEFSEPVLLSTYFPNIEGSTSLWYELSVSKQSWFADLRFQYVIPIHHLREGIGILFPITLSQGSLCFLGYGLWLISLGDKVIFSLTKNGMDLVHQTIPIPNGATSIPIFIEREESKISFSVSDLFQFSCAEDILRGGRIGILSCDSKVFSGEIFISKINSSLQVSCLSVPDAFLAEKFYDHALTLYRRIANSFPGRREGCEARFRAGMALLEKSLSQGENQFSDDLLMALEEFSHLHNTILAPLEYLGKSFVYRSVGDIHEEVKCLALGLKRYSTHQESNRLKEQVFYRVHESSLKDLRSFPLFMLLALGVSPEAFSESDRNRFFELLKLKIAATFLFDDRPLIAFDLNNICLLLSYWTGVSTTLFGLMQQADEREIGFWIKAITVLFMNAPQYFSSHIRTLIEKDMVYLSEHLMIFSEWLSVAYTNFDEVCFSLSQIDEEFPESCLVYLLEVLLLIAPTISREEKMLELISRIEQKLRLPSAKDVFAEKVLCFYSNRTPSEVKFFLNCKKIRMFLFLGDWKSAGRLLALYDEERFIDDTTDLFVLYGCWLALTEGEEVAQIHFSGASEAPNYSPKILLARMVTEGSRFSPQTLLDGEKRELLGQLLLYYRCLGDKEKAAEVLNQYKDMFWLW; encoded by the coding sequence ATGAAAGATAGTAGCTATCAGATAATTCGCTTAATTGGCAAAGGAGGAATGGGAGAGGTCTACTTGGCTTACGACCCCGTTTATGACAGAAAAGTGGCTTTAAAGAGAATCCGTTCGGATTTACCTTCAAATGATCTTCTCAAACAAAGATTTCTTAGGGAACCTCGCATTGCGGGGAGGCTGGTACATCCTGGAGTCGTTCCGGTGTATTCCATTCAAGAAAGTGATGATCAGGTGTACTACACTATGCCCTATATAGAGGGCGATACTTTAAAGAGCCTTTTTAAGGAAGTTTGGAATAAGGACGTTATACCAAATTTTCTTAAAGAAAAAACTTCTGTATCATCGTTTATCCCTATTTTTTACAGTGTATGTAGAACTATAGAATATGTTCATTCCCAAGGTGTTTTACATCGAGATTTAAAACCGGATAACATTTTACTAGGTCTCTTTGGAGAAGTTGTTATTCTGGATTGGGGAGCTGCCATAGAGAAACAGGACTGCCTGGCAGAGGACTGTAATGAAGGGCGCGTAATTGAAAGTAATTTGTGGAGTGATAGGGAAGAAACCCCTAGCATCACAATTCCTGGAAAAATTGTTGGAACCTTGGATTATATGGCTCCCGAACGTTTAGCTGGGGAACCAGCAACGGAGCTCACAGACGTATATTCTCTAGGTGTCATACTATATCAAATGTTAACATTGTCATTTCCTTTTCCCAAGAGAAGAAAGATAAAGGCTTCAAAAATTTGTGAGCACATTCTACCTCCGGAAGTGGTGGCTCCTCACCGAGAGATTTCTCCCGCGTTGTCTAAGGTTGTTATGAAAGCTTTAGAGTTCAGTCCCTCTTCTCGCTATCAATCTGTTTCAGCTTTATGTGCTGACATAGCTTCTTACTTAGCAGGGACCCCTTGTTACTCTGAAGAAGAAGTATTATTTCTGTCTGATAAAAGTTCCTGGGAATTTTCAGAACCCGTACTTTTATCAACATATTTTCCCAATATTGAAGGCTCAACTTCTCTTTGGTATGAGTTGTCGGTATCCAAGCAGTCTTGGTTTGCGGATCTGAGGTTCCAGTATGTCATCCCGATACATCATCTTCGAGAGGGTATAGGCATCCTGTTTCCGATCACTTTGAGCCAAGGAAGTCTTTGTTTCTTAGGATATGGGTTGTGGTTAATATCTCTAGGTGACAAAGTGATTTTTTCCCTAACCAAGAATGGCATGGATTTGGTCCATCAAACAATCCCTATTCCCAATGGAGCAACTTCTATTCCGATTTTTATAGAGAGGGAGGAGTCAAAAATATCATTTAGCGTGAGTGACTTGTTTCAGTTTTCTTGCGCAGAAGATATTTTGAGAGGAGGGCGCATAGGTATACTATCTTGTGACTCGAAAGTTTTTTCTGGGGAGATATTCATTTCTAAGATTAATAGTAGCTTGCAAGTAAGTTGCTTATCTGTTCCAGATGCTTTTTTGGCGGAAAAATTTTATGACCACGCTTTAACGTTGTATCGGCGTATAGCCAACTCTTTTCCTGGGAGGAGAGAAGGTTGTGAGGCTCGTTTTCGAGCCGGGATGGCACTGTTAGAAAAGTCTTTAAGCCAAGGGGAAAACCAATTTTCTGATGATTTGCTTATGGCTTTAGAAGAGTTTTCTCATTTACATAATACCATATTAGCTCCCTTAGAGTATTTAGGCAAATCTTTCGTATATCGGTCTGTAGGGGATATTCATGAAGAAGTAAAGTGCTTGGCTTTGGGGCTAAAACGTTATTCCACGCATCAGGAATCTAACCGTCTCAAAGAACAGGTGTTTTATCGAGTACATGAATCTTCTCTCAAAGATCTTAGGTCTTTTCCGTTGTTTATGCTGCTAGCGCTAGGAGTTTCTCCTGAAGCTTTTTCTGAATCAGATCGCAATCGATTTTTTGAGTTGCTAAAGTTGAAAATTGCAGCAACGTTTCTATTTGACGATCGGCCTTTGATAGCTTTTGATTTAAATAACATATGTCTTTTATTGAGTTATTGGACTGGGGTGTCTACAACTCTTTTTGGTCTCATGCAGCAAGCAGATGAAAGAGAAATCGGTTTTTGGATCAAAGCCATTACCGTGTTATTTATGAATGCTCCGCAATATTTTTCTAGTCATATAAGAACGTTGATTGAGAAAGATATGGTGTATTTGAGTGAGCATTTGATGATATTTTCTGAATGGCTGTCAGTGGCTTACACTAATTTTGATGAAGTTTGTTTTTCTTTATCTCAAATAGATGAGGAATTTCCTGAAAGTTGTCTGGTTTATTTGTTGGAGGTCCTTTTGTTAATCGCTCCTACGATAAGTCGAGAAGAGAAGATGTTGGAATTGATATCTAGAATAGAACAGAAATTGAGATTGCCGTCGGCTAAGGACGTATTTGCAGAAAAGGTTTTGTGTTTCTATTCCAATCGGACACCCTCCGAGGTGAAGTTTTTTTTAAATTGTAAGAAAATTCGGATGTTTTTGTTTTTAGGGGATTGGAAAAGTGCTGGTAGATTATTAGCTCTTTACGATGAGGAAAGGTTTATCGACGATACGACGGATCTATTTGTTTTGTATGGGTGCTGGTTAGCATTAACGGAAGGGGAAGAGGTTGCTCAGATACATTTTTCTGGTGCAAGTGAAGCTCCAAATTATTCTCCTAAGATTCTTCTTGCACGCATGGTAACTGAGGGTTCTAGATTTTCTCCTCAAACCTTACTGGACGGAGAAAAAAGAGAGTTATTAGGTCAATTGTTGTTGTACTACCGATGCCTCGGAGATAAGGAAAAAGCTGCAGAAGTTTTGAATCAGTATAAGGACATGTTTTGGCTTTGGTAG
- the uvrA gene encoding excinuclease ABC subunit UvrA, which translates to MQKNHIVELINVRVRNLKNVSTHFYFGEIVLLTGPSGSGKSSLAFDTIFASGHRQYASTLNLSEHFQLPQAPEVDDIRGLSPTIAIHRHSVKNTSHYSTVGTMTKITDYLKILFSLLGTIRDPITKQPIVFGSKEKFLKDILSLPEGTKVQLSIDLSQYPALQEARQRLLQKGFSKILCDGTSLSLYAFQDASELKHFTHIRLIIDTITIKPSNTSRVASSLFKALEEGAGVCFLSIPGMDEQKLSLNPNLPKGLSFPLSSQNFSKRSEKGRCPVCLGLGSIIRLNPKTAINEEVGIAQNSCIPAGGYHTTYYRAVYDALAKSYNFSLKTPWKELKESAKNAFLYGDPNKYLEINLFKKLSYIRWKGVVTELAEKFILSPSKQIRDKLSPYLIVSKCPTCHGNGYHPWISNITLGKKTFPEVLSMPISMLTEYLSDLPIGSIEDDVSKEIIQRLMNKASLMNRLGLGYLSCNRTMRSLSGGEARRTLLAKQISFGPVGIIYVLDEPSIGLHPLDTKKLSQCIQDLKHKGNTVILVDHYEHSFSFADRVIDIGPGAGVFGGNILFNGTPEKFLKESDSMTAKFLRKEAIIEIPKKRRASPECLRIENITTNNLKNVSLNIPKGLFISVTGVSGSGKSSLINDTLVPVMEAITSGDSLKLKFPGIKIYGSKLFDKVVNISQKTPGKNRRSIPATYIGVFDLIRELFAKQPLANQFGLTKSSFSFNTSEHTCSLCSGIGEVQISESFEEYTMHCPSCKGKRFSPRVLSVSYREKNISDILEMTALEAEKFFQDCPAIHEKIYSLVQIGLDHLQLGRPLSSLSEGECQRLKLAAELCSSKRTKNSTLYVLDEPTTGLHTQDIKALLKILYAFTKLGHTVVVVEHNAHVIKISDLVIDLGPVGGPNGGYILHECTPEELVTTSSQTGKFLQPFLSPSCQILSKTSSISFPPPQLPDIEIIHANKNNLKNIDTIIKRNALNIISGPIASGKNSLAFGTLYSEGIHNYSDLLPPYLANLLPEASPSECKEIKGLSPIVALSSDNMQTFVKSSLSSAASPMDKSLAKATGVYDLLKLIFLTVGTPADPKTEVPLQNIDEEFLANDLIKTSPGLYVTIIAPFTSNNFDEEFQEKQKMGYVKFFGDKQIFDIDDFPPLTVQDPGVVINHLSVVESNKTKILQALSLAFDLSDDKCTLLVSNKENLIAIKKIRKGLQNNSGTLFPKISSEIFSEKNPSSTCEHCQGKGVTKIFNLSPHTDKLNTLSPQELFAYFFPKEASFEEERRAILKLHLPFTQKIGQLSSENKKKLLRGTQNTPGIETLLSLKLQNSTEENFFLLKHFLSQEPCSKCQGTGLSSFALAIQVEGHSFISLLNNSFSNLETFCDPSLYPSNLSSILLPIKQKLNSILLSIKTLNLSHMTLIRSLKTLGDGELYNTYLVAKTSNFLSDIIYIFESPFSYLHPQDLPKLVEFFNQLKNLRNTIIVTDRSNQLVPFADHNIRLGPLSGPEGGYLCPLTDSQSIHNQKVDMPSKPEFKEWISVKNLTMGPIRNFSQKAPLNSLVCITGPSGSGSSILLREGFFKEGENLIRAGSHIIKNIVLLDSRIEKSYTRSDVGTYLDLSPSLRKFFSSLPKAVSQNLSASSFSANTKKGMCSSCFGTGKLYSQQFLSPVEAICCPECNGFMLNPISLSVLYQEKHFGEILRLPAYTLLETFPFLKKLTTQIQVMKELQISHLSLNRKLTSLSHGERQLVEMAKTLYKQNSTPTLYLLEKPSSQLDDKGIEALVRLLKKLVKDGHSIFCADYSPKIIQASSYVIELKPRF; encoded by the coding sequence ATGCAAAAGAACCACATCGTAGAACTAATCAATGTTAGAGTGCGCAATCTCAAAAATGTGTCTACTCATTTTTATTTTGGAGAAATTGTTTTACTAACAGGGCCATCCGGATCTGGTAAGTCTTCCTTAGCTTTCGATACAATCTTTGCTTCTGGACACAGACAATACGCATCTACTCTAAATCTTTCAGAACATTTTCAATTGCCACAGGCTCCGGAAGTAGACGACATTAGGGGTTTATCTCCTACAATAGCTATTCACAGACATTCAGTAAAAAATACCAGTCATTACTCCACCGTAGGGACAATGACAAAAATTACGGATTATCTAAAAATCCTTTTTTCCCTTCTGGGAACTATTAGAGATCCCATTACAAAACAGCCAATCGTTTTTGGGTCTAAAGAAAAATTTTTAAAAGATATTCTCTCCCTTCCAGAAGGGACTAAAGTTCAATTATCAATCGATCTCAGCCAGTATCCCGCCCTCCAGGAAGCGCGCCAACGTCTTCTTCAGAAAGGCTTTTCCAAAATTCTCTGCGATGGGACTTCCCTATCACTTTATGCTTTTCAAGATGCCTCGGAACTTAAACATTTTACCCATATCCGGTTAATTATCGATACGATAACAATCAAACCCTCGAATACTTCTAGAGTGGCTTCCTCCCTATTCAAGGCTCTTGAAGAAGGTGCAGGCGTATGTTTCCTATCAATTCCTGGTATGGATGAACAAAAATTATCTTTAAATCCAAACTTGCCTAAAGGACTTTCTTTCCCTCTATCTTCTCAAAACTTCTCTAAAAGGTCGGAAAAAGGTCGATGCCCCGTATGTCTTGGATTAGGAAGTATAATTCGTCTCAACCCAAAGACCGCTATTAATGAAGAAGTTGGTATAGCTCAAAATTCTTGCATTCCTGCTGGGGGGTATCACACAACATACTACAGGGCTGTTTATGATGCTTTAGCAAAGAGTTACAACTTCTCTCTAAAAACACCATGGAAAGAATTAAAAGAATCAGCTAAAAATGCGTTCCTGTATGGGGATCCCAACAAATATTTAGAAATCAATCTGTTTAAAAAGCTCTCGTACATCCGGTGGAAGGGAGTCGTTACAGAGTTGGCGGAAAAATTTATTTTATCTCCATCTAAGCAAATCAGAGATAAACTCTCCCCGTATCTTATTGTTTCAAAATGTCCTACATGCCATGGGAATGGTTATCATCCATGGATATCAAACATAACCTTAGGTAAAAAAACTTTCCCTGAAGTACTCTCCATGCCTATTTCCATGCTCACCGAATACTTATCAGACTTACCTATAGGTTCAATCGAAGATGATGTTTCTAAAGAAATCATACAACGCCTCATGAATAAAGCCTCCCTGATGAACCGTCTAGGCCTCGGATATCTTTCATGCAACCGAACTATGCGATCATTATCTGGTGGCGAAGCAAGAAGAACACTATTAGCGAAACAAATTAGTTTTGGTCCCGTAGGCATCATTTATGTTCTAGATGAGCCTTCAATAGGACTCCATCCCTTAGATACAAAAAAATTATCTCAATGCATCCAAGATCTTAAACACAAAGGCAATACAGTAATCCTCGTTGATCACTACGAACATTCTTTCTCTTTTGCCGATAGGGTCATTGACATAGGCCCAGGGGCAGGAGTCTTTGGAGGAAACATTTTATTCAACGGAACTCCCGAGAAATTCCTAAAAGAATCAGATTCCATGACAGCTAAGTTTTTAAGAAAGGAAGCTATCATAGAAATTCCTAAAAAGCGTAGAGCAAGTCCGGAATGTTTGCGAATAGAGAACATCACAACTAATAATCTCAAAAATGTCAGTCTGAATATTCCCAAGGGACTTTTTATTTCCGTAACGGGAGTATCAGGCTCAGGAAAATCTTCCCTTATCAATGATACTTTAGTCCCTGTTATGGAGGCTATTACAAGCGGAGATTCGTTAAAACTAAAATTTCCTGGCATCAAAATTTATGGAAGTAAACTTTTTGACAAAGTTGTTAATATCAGTCAAAAAACTCCAGGGAAGAATCGACGTTCTATCCCAGCTACGTATATTGGTGTCTTTGACTTAATTAGAGAGTTATTTGCTAAGCAACCTTTAGCAAATCAGTTTGGCTTGACAAAGTCTTCTTTCAGTTTCAACACTTCAGAACATACTTGCTCCCTATGCTCTGGAATAGGCGAAGTTCAAATATCCGAATCTTTTGAGGAATACACTATGCACTGCCCCTCTTGTAAAGGGAAGCGATTTTCTCCGAGGGTTCTTTCTGTTTCTTACAGAGAAAAAAATATTTCTGACATCTTAGAAATGACCGCCTTAGAAGCGGAAAAATTCTTTCAGGACTGCCCTGCTATTCATGAAAAAATTTATTCCCTAGTACAAATAGGGCTAGATCATCTCCAGTTAGGCAGACCTTTGTCATCTCTTTCAGAAGGAGAGTGCCAAAGATTAAAACTCGCTGCAGAGCTATGTTCTTCTAAACGAACGAAAAATTCCACTCTTTACGTCCTAGATGAACCTACGACGGGACTACATACTCAAGACATAAAAGCTTTACTAAAGATTCTTTATGCTTTTACAAAATTAGGGCATACAGTAGTCGTAGTTGAACACAACGCCCATGTCATTAAAATAAGTGATCTCGTCATAGATTTAGGTCCCGTAGGGGGCCCTAACGGAGGCTATATTCTCCATGAGTGCACACCAGAAGAATTGGTAACAACTTCTTCTCAGACAGGTAAGTTTCTCCAACCTTTCCTTTCCCCTTCTTGTCAGATCCTTTCCAAAACTTCTTCTATCTCTTTTCCACCTCCTCAACTACCGGATATAGAGATCATACACGCAAATAAAAACAACCTTAAAAATATCGATACAATAATCAAGAGAAATGCCCTTAATATAATTTCAGGACCCATAGCCTCGGGAAAAAATTCCTTAGCCTTTGGAACACTATATTCAGAAGGAATACATAACTATTCGGACTTGCTCCCGCCCTACCTAGCTAATTTATTGCCAGAGGCTTCTCCAAGCGAATGTAAAGAAATTAAAGGACTATCTCCTATCGTTGCTTTGTCCTCAGACAACATGCAAACTTTTGTCAAATCTTCTCTAAGCTCTGCAGCCTCTCCTATGGACAAATCATTAGCAAAAGCAACAGGAGTCTATGATCTCTTAAAACTGATATTTTTAACCGTAGGAACACCAGCTGATCCGAAAACAGAAGTTCCTCTACAAAATATCGATGAAGAATTTTTAGCAAACGACCTCATTAAAACTTCTCCGGGCTTGTACGTAACAATCATAGCCCCATTCACATCCAATAACTTCGATGAAGAATTTCAAGAAAAACAGAAAATGGGTTACGTGAAGTTTTTTGGGGACAAACAAATATTCGACATAGACGACTTTCCTCCCCTTACAGTACAGGACCCTGGTGTTGTTATTAACCATTTGTCAGTTGTTGAGAGCAACAAAACTAAAATTTTACAAGCGCTCTCTTTAGCATTTGATCTATCAGATGACAAGTGCACGCTCCTGGTATCAAACAAAGAAAATCTCATAGCAATCAAAAAAATCCGCAAAGGCCTACAAAATAACTCAGGAACCTTGTTTCCAAAAATTTCTTCAGAAATTTTCTCTGAAAAGAATCCTTCAAGTACCTGTGAACATTGTCAAGGAAAGGGCGTCACAAAAATTTTCAATCTATCTCCACACACAGATAAACTCAATACACTCTCTCCCCAAGAACTTTTTGCTTACTTTTTCCCCAAGGAAGCTTCCTTTGAAGAAGAAAGAAGAGCCATTCTAAAACTGCATCTACCTTTCACTCAAAAAATTGGACAACTGAGTTCCGAAAATAAAAAAAAGTTACTGAGAGGAACTCAAAACACTCCTGGTATTGAAACTCTGCTCTCCCTAAAACTACAAAATTCCACGGAAGAAAACTTCTTCCTTTTAAAACACTTCTTATCCCAAGAGCCTTGCTCCAAATGCCAAGGGACAGGCTTAAGTTCTTTTGCTCTTGCCATTCAAGTAGAAGGTCACTCTTTTATTTCTTTGCTTAATAATTCTTTCTCAAACTTAGAAACGTTTTGTGACCCCTCCCTCTATCCTTCAAACCTTTCATCGATTCTTTTACCTATCAAACAAAAGTTAAACAGCATCCTACTTTCTATTAAGACATTAAACCTGTCCCATATGACTCTGATTCGCTCCCTGAAAACGCTTGGTGATGGCGAATTATACAATACGTACCTAGTCGCTAAGACTAGTAACTTTCTATCCGATATTATCTATATTTTTGAGTCCCCCTTTTCTTATCTCCATCCACAGGATCTTCCCAAGCTAGTAGAATTTTTCAATCAATTAAAAAATCTACGCAACACCATTATCGTAACAGACAGAAGCAATCAGCTCGTTCCTTTCGCAGATCACAATATACGCCTGGGACCTCTTTCTGGACCTGAAGGAGGATATTTATGCCCGCTAACCGATTCTCAATCTATTCACAACCAAAAAGTAGATATGCCTTCAAAACCTGAGTTCAAAGAGTGGATCTCAGTAAAAAACTTAACTATGGGGCCAATACGTAACTTCTCTCAGAAAGCACCACTAAACAGTCTAGTTTGTATTACAGGGCCCTCAGGATCCGGATCTAGCATTTTGTTGCGTGAGGGTTTCTTTAAAGAAGGAGAAAACCTAATACGAGCTGGCTCTCATATTATCAAGAACATAGTACTCCTGGATTCCCGCATAGAGAAATCTTATACAAGATCCGATGTGGGAACCTACTTAGATTTATCCCCTTCGTTAAGAAAGTTCTTCTCCTCGTTACCAAAAGCCGTGTCCCAAAATCTCTCGGCCTCTTCCTTCAGCGCAAATACTAAAAAAGGAATGTGTTCGTCTTGCTTCGGAACTGGAAAACTATATTCCCAACAATTCCTTTCACCAGTTGAAGCTATCTGCTGCCCAGAATGTAACGGGTTCATGCTTAATCCTATAAGCCTAAGCGTGCTGTATCAAGAAAAACATTTTGGAGAAATTTTACGTCTCCCAGCATATACCCTTTTAGAAACTTTCCCTTTTTTAAAAAAATTAACAACTCAAATCCAAGTAATGAAAGAGTTACAAATCAGTCATTTGTCACTAAACAGAAAATTAACTTCCCTATCCCATGGGGAAAGACAATTAGTCGAAATGGCAAAGACTCTCTACAAACAAAACTCCACCCCAACCCTATATCTTTTAGAAAAACCCTCATCACAGTTAGATGACAAAGGCATTGAAGCCTTAGTTAGACTGCTGAAAAAATTAGTCAAAGATGGACACTCTATCTTCTGTGCCGATTACTCTCCCAAAATCATTCAGGCCTCCTCCTATGTCATAGAATTGAAACCAAGATTCTAG